The stretch of DNA TGAGATGCATTTCTAAAAATGAgtaatacaatttattttgacaatttaatcgtttaagtaattttcttgtaaaaagTGGTTTTATCAGAGGACGGATGGACACCGGGAACATATTCATACATATATAGATATAATCGGCGACGATTGCCCCCCATTAAGCTTCAATTGCTTGcattaattattgaaaataagtgaattttctaaaataactGTGAAgtcaaaaatcatatttaattttgtaatttaaaggGATATAGTTTAAAAATCACGTGATgcagtaaaatatttatttaagttaaCTTTAATTTTGTGTGTAAACTGCAAAAGTTGAAATGACTTTCTTCTAATGAGCTttgagaagaatcaaatgtcCAATCgtacaaaatataaattgttgaatgaattttagGGCATATATAGATACATAGTATTAAACAAATTACTATTGAAAAACGTTTAAATAGATTTGACAATTCTAGAgacagaataaataaaatatgccAATAATTCATGTATGTTAGAGATGTCAAATTGGATGacaaacttcatttttttcctttctaatttttttcattatttaaatttagataatgacaattttaaaatatgaaaccaCAGAGAAATTAGAGTCTccaattattttactttttgataatgtttttaaaatttaaatttttatgcaTTGATTTTATATATGATCATTTATAATATGTAGGTTTGTCCGTAGCAGTTAAAATTTCTGAGTTCATCACCCCCTGGTGCACACAATTTTGTTTAGAAACAAATCTAAAAATGATTTCtattatgaatatatatatgtgtgtggaCGTTTATATTCCTAACATATTCTTTAGTATGATTTAAAACTTTCATTGTGGATTAGTGGAAGATTTTAGTAATTGCTGGTGATCTTCagtattaaatataaacaaaagtaaaGTTAAAGAAAGTTGATGCATCtaattcaaaatttagattacataaatcaattttcttttatttactttttcttATGTTTGAGAACGGAAAGAGTCTAGTTTGTATCCTACAAATACAACTCATTGCATTATAAAATATACACTTTGAAGAATTCAATACAATATCtctcttattttcttttatctctTTCTCCTTTATCTCTACTCTTTTAATATATTGCCCtagttttgatgaattttataACATGTTATTCGCACGAAACTCTACAACATAAGTGATGACATAGTTAACTTGAATGCTCTATCCTAGGAATATttcttttcatatatatatatatatattagattctTTTTATAACATTAAAGTATCTCTAAAGGATTGTAAAAGTGTGATTTTCtcatatcatttttaataaggATTTGTGATATAGTTCATGAAGAActaaaaatttgataatattaaaaaggatTGCGCAAAACATATTTTTCTTGATAATTGTTTTTGAAGATCACTTCTGATATAGTTCCTAgagaactaaaaaaatattaatattaaagcACATCTTGTTGGATTTCTCAACGAATAGTATTTCTTGATTAATATTATGAAGATAATTTGTTATATAGTTCTTTTAAGTATTAAAAACTTAACATTAAAGTAGCTATGTATGATTGTTCAAAGTACAATTTTTTTGGCCATCGTTTATGAAGTGGTTGAGTTCTTGACGAAATAGATGTTATAACCATAATTGTAATTTATAACATCTAATCTTAGTATAATTTGGAGCAAAAGAAATTAAGGTAATTGATGTAGGAGAAGGAATTTCGATCATTCAATGTGAAGGTTTGTTAAAACTCCTAAATCCAATATGCTTCTAGCAAATTCATTAATCTTGACAAATCGGATATCTCTTTCAGTAGAAATGTGCCTTTAGACAAACAAAATGACTTCCTAAAACAGATTCCTATTAAGAAAGTGGGGAGTGCTTTAAAATACCTTGGCTTACCTTCTTTTGTTGGAAGATTAAAGAagtttgttgagacaaactctctattttaaagttttgatgaaaataaacaaaggttaattaagaatgttaattatgattctaaatgttatgttaatttaacttgtgttcttgagtggttttaattaagagcagaatcaagcaaatacaagaaaagacaacaacaagatcattctgcatcataaacagagaatgatcttcagcttcaccgaATTATCTATCACAACATGTTtttcaaagtttatctacacCGTTAACAAAGAATCTGTCCTGGAAATgtgttcatatctaatcagtacatggaaaggaacaagtaggattcatccaaacTCAAAAAGGCTAGTTGATCACAAAGATCAAAGGGTTCaaagatggacaaaagtcatgacggcttaagaactccaaaattcaaatgtcaagaaaacttgatcaaactgggtatatgacaagacaagaacaaaggaaatacataacattcaaaacgggaactccagaatgattattgaagctcaagaaagttcaaactgataaaaccaagaacgttaatcattctccgttttctgcacatcaacagcagccttgcatcctctctgtttcagtctgcaattctcttcaaatcttctccaaccttctctagctacactcatgactcaaggcagataatgtaccatccaagatcaatgaagaaacgtcaaagaaaggacataAATGCTTTCAACGCTAaaacattaaaagtcaaaaagctttttcaaagaagtattatttttattctaaaataatgttttagtcaaaaaagcatggcctctccaacagctattTCGTACTTATCCAGTACATccccagcctataaatagaaggccagtATCTCAGTTCTtagtaagaaattcaagtgctatgtaatcaacattatacaatcacacttaagcttgaaattctgcaaaacagaggcaacatcattttctgcaattcgcgaaacagccactgctACACATTCACATATCAGTTGCGAAATTGTtattagatactctgtaaagaatctattctcaaacaagagttgagcaatatcagattctgtcaaaattcaatcatttgtaaaactcaaactataagagtttctttatagtttgtttaagattgcttcctatcaaggttagataggtgttgtgattgctttctggatggaaagtaattaagaaagaaatagatcaaggttgatctattctaggtgttgtaagattaagaaggttcttcattttaaacacttagtggaaaatctcacagtgtgaggactggacgtaacccacgtttggtgaaccaggataaatctttgtgtggtattctctttcctttctccttctttattatactgcattaatcatttaagataaaatagaaactgattttctgctaatttaagaacgttctctgttttataacataaaccaagaacgttctccgttttctgttttataACCAAGaccattcttgagttattttcttaagttttaacaggaatttttaaaaggcatatttacaattcaaaccccctttcttgtaaatcgacattgttacttcaaagtTCCGTTTTTACTTTGTTAAGACAATGATTAGAAGAAGCTCAAAGGTTGGAAGGAACAATTTTTGTCCTCTCTGAGAAGGGATGGGCTAATCAAGTCATTGGCCTTGTCCATAGCCACTTACATCATGAATTGTTTCTTACAACCTTTGAATTTGTGTGACCACATTGAATCCATGATTAAACAGTTTTGGTCGGGATCTAGATGGGTGACAATGAAAAAATTCCCTAAATTAATTGAAACAAATGTTGCGAACCTAATAATAAAGGGGGAATTGGTTTTTCATAGTTTCAAAGTTTTCAACATCGTTATCCTTGCTAAATAGGGTTGGCGTAAATTATCTAGACTCATTCCTCTAATAAGCAAGTGCTTGAAAGCACAATATTTTTTCGCGAGGTGATCTCTTTAAAGCTCATCCTGGACATCACTTAAGTTATACTTGGAGAAACAATCACTCTGCCATATGGATACTCAATAGGGGTTGTTTGTGGAAAATTAATATATGTCAATGTGTTaacatttagaaaaataattggtTAGCGCTCTAAAATGGCTACAAAGTATGGACTCCTAAACCTTCCATTATCGTGTTCCTATTAAGTATCATAGTTGATTCATTTGGACCTTGGTATTTGAAACAAGCAGTTAGTTAATTCTATCTTGCTTTTTTGAAGCTATGTAAATCCTTGAAATTTCTGTTCATATCTCTAAACAAAGTGATCAAATCTATTGAAGCCCTTcctatttttttgaaaataaagttaTTGGGCCATAAATTTTATCCCTTTTTGCAAAAGCCATGTTCTGTTGATTTTGATCGAGTCAGCGCTGATGTTGACTCATTTTGATAGGACAAACTCTGATGTggactaatttttaaaaacttatacgcgcaaaaatggaattttatctacaataaataaataaaattgtcaaGTGATTGTTGTCCAACAATAGTATTTGGTCAACAAAATCAATGTTTCATTATGATATTTCTTTTTTCCATAGATAGAAGTTTTTGCTAGACAAAAGAAAATAGGAAGAAGAAATCCCGTAGTGAAACCTAAGTTTTGTTGATCAAATACTAGCTTGGACAATAGTCATGtgacaacatattttttattttaattaaatctcATGTCGTGTACAAGGTTTTAAAAATGAGTCAACTTTAATGTTGACCTAGTCAAAATCAATGGGGTCGACTTTTGTAAAGAGGATAAAGGTAAGGgggaaaattattatttttaaagcaaggagccaaaattttcaaatcttTAAACTTGAGGGGTCAAAATTGCATTTTAGattagttatttaaataaaatatggatgTATGGCTTATAAAGTTTTACTTTTTGACGATTTTTCTTCTTCaagttttgtttatatattggagtattattttatatatgtatgtatgtatgatAATGCAAAAGATAAATCATAtctttagaatatttttattttattaacaaaattataaaattgtgaatGTTAATTAATGATTCAAATGATATAAAACAATTGAAATGCATAGTATTGTAAATCACATGCTTTCGAACTACATCAAAATTTCCGTACATAATATTGCTTGAACCATACCAAATATATTATGATGtgaaaaaatagttaaaattaacgTGAGTGTATATTTAAAAACAGTAAATTCTTCAACTTTGGTGTATTAATAATTCCCAAAGAAAAGTGATAGCATGAGAAAATGAATCTGCCACATTTCTGGATCGTATATAAAGATGATATTTGAGATACAATATACGATTATGATCATGTAGATTGTTTAGGTTTTTTACAACTTTATTTGATGCATCAACTAAATGGTCACATGTATGTTTGTTATCGACTGAAGGATACTCAAATGAATGGTTTGTCATTCTATGTGCATATCATTGACAACACacatttataattcaaattatttaaaaatattaaagttgtatcaagaataaaaaataaaaaataaaagtggaGAAGATAGAAATAGAATGACACCACATTCTAATTtatatgaagaagaagaaataataAGCCTTTAGTGGATGATTGCCATAAAGAAACAtgatttctttaaaagatcaaaaGGGTGGTCCAATTCATAACCAAAAAGAGACAAAGCTCTCATAAAAACACAAAGTATAACTATTTAACAAAATCCATCtcctttttttattatgttatttgccTCCTATATTAAGGCTTGTTTGGATTGACTACAAGTAAGGCAAATGCCACAATAAAGTAACATCAATTCTTATGAGCTACACTTATTGCATTGTCTAATAGCTGCACTAATTACCTTGTCTAGAATAAACGAAAAATAGTTACAATAATAACACAAGAAACCTAACTATCAAGAGTCACTTTCAGCAAGATAAATCAATAGTTACCTCATCTACACTAATAAAATGCTTTTACACTCTCTTATGTGCTCTACTTGGATACCACTAGTTAATTAGCccattgtttattttaatttaaattaacaaaataaaaaaactccaACCCACTCATCCTAATCACATCACTAACTTTAAGTCCATTTTCCTCCATGAAAGAAACATGTTTTCTAAAAGACAAATTGTAGATAATTCTCTAAGCTCTCCATCAAATCAAAGATGACATCAATCGAACATCTAGAGCttcaaatataatcaaaataaggCAAACAGTTCATCACCTAAGAAAATGACATTTTCAACCAAAATTAAttagttcttttttattttattattgaatcaATTGTTATTATAAAAGGAGATCATTTTAGGATCTCATCCTCAACTCACAACTAGAAGCTTGGAAAATTATTTGCTCAACTAGGTTGAGTAACATCTCATTTTCCTTATTTGATATGTACTTTATGTATATTTGAataggttaaatatatttttaatccttataaaattttgacgactcttcatcatatgcatatttttcattgtttttagtcttagtTATCTtgtattcattagttaatttaagaagttatttgatatattttgttaattttgtttcttttctttaatgaaatatttatgtttgtatttccttgattaagtagagatttttcggagttttgcgttgttactttgttttaatgcagtgctgaattttggtgagaaatcaacatgacctatgtggagtatttcagccatatatggagttgtagatgtccaattggaatcaaacaaaatgaaaatgtaAGCTATGACCCATAGCTACAacgttcatgaagacaccgaaaccaaattcagactcaaaagaagAGAATATACACTAAACTTCAGACATAAGATGTTATGCGTTTGAAGTGCATCTGAAGCGCATTTCGCGCTGAAGCCACTGCCAATCCGCGTTTGAAGCCACTGCCAATCTGCGCCTGAAGCGCCTGACACGCATCAAAACACATTAAAACtcgtttttctcatttttttagggattttttttactcttgggaagttgggagacttgtgccctggcagagaaactcaaagacgaccgtttctaacaccattggagcagtttaatcaagaatcattcatgaatctttcttgtaattattctctaatctctatcttttctatctctgtcatgagtaactaaaccatatttgttatggatgagtgtaacaagatgaaacccttatttttctgatttgattgctagttatatgaatgagtttattgaattatttttctcatgtatgtgcttaatgctttttattgcttgatcaacattaaaatgttttacGATTCGTATTTGAAATGGGAATGGACTTACAAATGCTTCAGaagagaaattcatgaatttgtagtctagagatagacgcaggtcatgaaaccaattaaattagttgcaaaggcaataatttaacaagagaattcatgtacggtaaagcttaattctaatcttaaatcccctaaggaattaggggttactttggaattgaATGTGTTGTcgctaagacattagggcaagaataataaagagaattcaataataattcaataaaggaattcagtaattatgatcaaattagacaccaatgttagattcgaagtgaaactcatccctaacatttttcttattataaaggatcaattttattattgttcttaattttaaatattatttcaatcaatttgggaactttttgttcaattttagtaattaaatataattcgatagtaaaacgcaatatttgagttcgacactcgatattaccgttttaattattacttgcaatgattcagtacacttgctgaaatgctataaaatatcaatattttaattttagtcattgtaaaataaaaatattaattttagtccGTTTAAATTTATACAACAAGCAGTTTTAATTCATACTGAAATGAAACATGTTTAactgtcttttaattttaaaattttaaaatattttttacaaacatGATTAGAATATTGTAAGAATTCTAACCGTGATATATATGTCGGTTTCAAAGATACAAATTCTCGAACAAGAAAATGAGTTAAAAAGGAAGATGAACCAAGTGAGGATACGAGGATACGGAAGAGTACTCTGACATAATTTATTCTCCATTTCTAGAAGAACTGATcaagtatataaaattttatgaaaataaagagaTCTCAATAAATTATGTCATAAATGAAATACGATGAAATTGAAATGTAGTCAacattgataatatttttgcaTATAACTTAGCGTTAAATGtgataaatgataataaatatcGTGACCTaaagtttattaaatttatagacAAAAGTAGTTGTTTAATAGAAAAAAGCAATTGAAGTTAAATTAAGATTGCTTTAAAATGAGAAAGGTTTTTGAACTAGCAATTTGAACACTTGAAGATGTGAAACTAATCATATATGAATTGTTTTTCGTGCATAAATAAAATCAGAATGACAAAATGCATATATTCAAgaggattgattaaattatactgttaatttttaagaaatatattCACCTGAAGTGAAttcaagaaattttttaaatttgattaagtTTAATAGCCatgaaaaacataatttatatgAGAGATGCGTTAAAGCAAAATTATGTGGTTCACTTGATAGtgataattaattgattatttgaaACTCTCTAAGAGTGTGTTTGGATGAAGAAATTGGAAATTCTGGggaaattataatttctaagCAATTGAAATGCTTCAATTAAATTCcttttatttctaaattttttgtttggataaatgtattattcttttaaaattagattatttttataaattttaaaagttttggtacaaaaatgaaaattaaatttgggaaaaaaattgaaattctgGAAAAGTTGATGGACTATTTTGCAAATTAATAGGGAACAATTTGCaaactttgaaaattttaagataccaatttgcaaataataaaaaataaaatataaggaCTTATATGCAAATTTTGATACATATAGAGTTAAAActgtaattttgaaaatattatagtgACTATTTCatgattcatatattataaaataacgaggaaatttaaaattttaagatttgaGGTGGTATTTGAAATTCTCAAAATTTAACTTTGACAAAATACTTTATGaaatttcttcaatttaaaaattctctAAATTAATTATCCAAACAAAGTAATTTGCATTGGAGGTTTGAATTctcttaaaaaattacattccttcaaaaaaaaattctcatccAAAAATACTCTAgaggattttattttatttgagataTACAATTCAAACTATTGAAGAAATGACTAAATCAAAATGATCATTATTATGCATCATTATTATGGTTGTCCTTCAAATCTTATTATTACCACCTCATTGATTCAAACTCATTGTGCAATAAtcacaattaatattttctaaatgagAGATATGAAAATGACACAATTTAtctatacatatatttttaagaagaaattgaaattattttggtgtttgtattaatgatttaaatattataagaactcctagaattttagaaatttgattttaagaagaaaataaataaaaattattttggtaatttaatttttgaaattatttgaaTTGCATGTAAAATCATTATTTGTATAGTtaagagtagatatttttatatcaaactctcaaacttatttttaatataaggtTTGATAACATgatttctaatatatatatatatatagtacaaCTTAAGTGGTTAAAGACTATAGGAACAACCGATAATTTGGAGCGCCGATTGGAACCTTACAATATATACATCTTGTTTGTATTTAATgataaaagttattatttgtattttcttgTACACATTTTGATGACATGACATGGATTGAATTTCTCTTAACTTTTATACATGAGAGATTGAATTTATGCCTATCTTTTAGTTTGtcatattctaaaataatgaaCTATAATTGTCATATTTAACGGCATCATGAATTCTACTCCCCACGATGAGATTGATGAATAGGCAGTTATGTTTTTCTGTCTCGTTGCTAACGTATTTGAAACATGTCTCCTTTTTGTTAGCCATTGTTTGCGGGAACACCAAAAAATGTTCTTGAATGTTTGTTCCCATACTGACCTCACCTAACCTAACACACTTCTCCACccattttgttgtttctttgtttgttAGGCCCTGTTGTTTGCTTCTCATTTGGGTTTTGTCGGGTTTAACTtccatcttcatcattattatGGTTGTCCTTCAAACATTCTTCCATTTTCTAAGACTTTCTTAAAACCCCCTCAATGTAATTGACCTCTCATTCATTTCTTTTCTTCTCAATATTGTTCTATATGTAAGCAAAATTAAACTCTCTACATCTACTTCCTTTTTAAATTCTAACACATTCTTAATTtctaacattttattttgtggGAGAGATATATACATAGGTGAGGAAGATTTTTATAGATTGAAAAAATTGGggattttcttttaatttaaaaatatatatctaaacGAGCAGAGAAATGAGTTGCTTTTCATGTTTCTCCTCCAATGAAAAGAAAGTACCAAAGAgacataacaataataataacaataacaacaacaatggaaaaaagatacaacagcctCCAACTCAAATATCTCCTAAGAAAGCAGCTCAACCTCAACAAGGTAAAATCATTCATACATATATTCATACATACATGTTTCATTTGTAAAAAGTTATTCAAATTCTTTCTAAAAAATCTAACGgtgaaattcacacaataaatataaaaaaagtggATATTTTGAGTTCGAATTTGTGCCTTAGCAAATCAAACATCCATACAACTACCATATAAACCGTAGTTATGGGACAATTCATCAATTTTTCTTATAGATAATAactattaatgttatttttgataTAATATTATGATTAGTTTATATACACCACcgtatatgttttttttttaattcgattttattttattttttcttttaatcaataaagcttttttttattcaaaggcaataaataatattatagacTTGTACAATGTTATGATATAGTATATTATGTTGGACATGGCAAAGATAGTAATTATATAGAAGTGAGAGATGACTTTTGTGGTTGatgttatatcattttattttgtgCAGAGAATAATCATTACAAGACAAGAGCTAGCCCACAACAAGaccctaaaataaataatgagacCAACAAAGATAATGGTAGCAACATTGCTGCACAAACTTTCACCTTCAGGGAATTGGCTTCTATCACAAGAAACTTTAGGCAAGAAAATCTAATAGGTGAAGGTGGATTTGGAAGAGTTTATAAGGGAAGGCTTGAAAAAACTAACCAAGTAAGATAaccacatatttttttattcattattagTTTCTTGTGGTTTTAAATTGCAATTATGGTTACAGAGAACCCTTATACTgttgtaaaatatataaattgatacgatcaaaataaaaattgtaaaatatataaattgatacgatcaaaataaaaattgcgAAGACCTCAGAAAACTTATATGTTGCGgctgaaatttattttaatggtgATATTAGTATTGTTTTGATGGTGTTGGCATTAATATTTTGGTGATTTAACTATGTAGGAAGTAGCTGTGAAGCAACTTGACAGAAATGGATTGCAAGGTAACAGAGAGTTTCTTGTTGAAGTTTTGATGTTGAGCCTCTTGCACCATCAAAATTTAGTGAATTTAATTGGATATTGTGCTGATGGAGATCAAAGATTATTGGTATATGAGTATATGCCTTTGGGATCTCTAGAGGATCATTTGCTTGGTAAGGTTCTCTTTGCCTGTCTCATTTTTTTATGGAAATTGAAATCATTAagttttatatgtatataagaTTAACAAGTTTGATTAGTAAATCAACACAATTGTTAATTACCAATgttgattaaaatataatgCAGATCTACCTCCACAACAAAAACCATTAGATTGGTtcacaaaaatgaaaatagCATTAGATGCTGCAAAAGGACTAGAATATTTACATGACAAAGCCAATCCACCTGTCATATATCGTGACTTAAAATCATCCAACATATTGTTGGACAAAGATTTCAATGCAAAACTCTCTGATTTTGGACTAGCAAAATTGGGACCCACAGGGGACAAGTCTCATGTTTCTTCAAGAGTAATGGGAACATATGGATACTGTGCACCTGAGTATCAAAGAACAGGTCAACTCACTGTGAAATCAGATATATACAGTTTTGGTGTTGTTTTACTTGAAATGATCACTGGAAGGAGAACCATTGATAACACAAGACCATCAAAGGAACAAAACCTTGTTTCTTGGGTGAGTTTTCCttattcataatattttattggtttaattgcacttttggtccctctattttagttaaatcacgaaaatagttcctctattttatttctctcaaattttagtccctaaacagaattttgatttaaaatttaatgaaaagtCATTTTTAAGCCACttcacaccatttatgatcatagatctCAGATataattgttgcaccacgagatcttgagacatgatgtgacttaaattaatacaaaaaaataatatttcatcaagttttagaccaaaattctcAGACCAaaactaatgaaaaataaaatgaagaa from Cicer arietinum cultivar CDC Frontier isolate Library 1 chromosome 3, Cicar.CDCFrontier_v2.0, whole genome shotgun sequence encodes:
- the LOC101494550 gene encoding probable serine/threonine-protein kinase PBL25, with the protein product MSCFSCFSSNEKKVPKRHNNNNNNNNNNGKKIQQPPTQISPKKAAQPQQENNHYKTRASPQQDPKINNETNKDNGSNIAAQTFTFRELASITRNFRQENLIGEGGFGRVYKGRLEKTNQEVAVKQLDRNGLQGNREFLVEVLMLSLLHHQNLVNLIGYCADGDQRLLVYEYMPLGSLEDHLLDLPPQQKPLDWFTKMKIALDAAKGLEYLHDKANPPVIYRDLKSSNILLDKDFNAKLSDFGLAKLGPTGDKSHVSSRVMGTYGYCAPEYQRTGQLTVKSDIYSFGVVLLEMITGRRTIDNTRPSKEQNLVSWANPIFKDPQRYSELADPKLGTNFPMRSLHQAVAVAAMCLNEEPSVRPLISDVVTALSFLGASQMNQDPQVMSPIDMPSPTTNEEEEESDSNAILSLLDGDSALDRQKAVDEAIQWGSNSRNNNPTRAEESSSTTL